Proteins from one Deltaproteobacteria bacterium genomic window:
- a CDS encoding GNAT family N-acetyltransferase, whose translation PVAGKDWIAEEYGAPVPCGELEALAIRAGTYSRFKADPRMPEGKCAELYKMWIRNSVNRNIADSVLVIRGSGIIAGMVTLGEKQGRGDIGLLAVATGMQGRNVGVSLVRAAQVWARGKGYRLAQVVTQGENVPACRLYEKCGYRIDRIENFFHFWI comes from the coding sequence CCTGTCGCAGGGAAGGATTGGATCGCGGAGGAATACGGCGCTCCGGTCCCGTGCGGCGAACTGGAAGCCCTTGCGATCCGGGCGGGGACCTACTCCCGTTTCAAGGCCGACCCCAGGATGCCCGAGGGGAAATGCGCCGAGTTGTACAAAATGTGGATCCGCAACTCCGTGAACCGGAACATTGCCGACTCCGTCCTGGTGATCCGCGGCTCGGGCATCATTGCCGGGATGGTTACTCTCGGAGAAAAACAGGGACGCGGCGATATCGGGCTGCTCGCGGTTGCGACCGGCATGCAGGGGAGAAATGTCGGGGTTTCCCTCGTCCGCGCCGCCCAGGTGTGGGCCCGCGGGAAGGGATACCGGCTCGCACAGGTCGTGACGCAGGGGGAAAACGTTCCGGCTTGCAGGCTATACGAAAAGTGCGGCTACCGGATCGACAGGATCGAAAACTTTTTCCATTTCTGGATCTGA
- a CDS encoding radical SAM protein, producing the protein MMDKLKEAIRNVNIDTPKPNQLYYKAYYAAGLLLHPRRAINLLKYKAAKFSPSVDYLPMVMDIEPTQRCNYRCSMCITGSMNAKRPDMTFEAFRRILDEQYGLMEVKIQGVGEPLLNKDFFRMIDYAKKKLLWVRTTTNGSLLHVGDNYRKLVDSRVHDVNISIDGCTSEVYEAIRIGGDLERIMANCRLINAYNNKARKTTVRAWAVLQKGNLHQFFDFPRFFADLGFKEMALSFAMHNYGREGTNAEAADFSYTEEDIRRIAGLAREAGIKMFFWFHPGFPGNAFCQIPFGRIYVTTDGHIIPCCYIANQEVVDFGEYGDFKKIWFEDYTGFRERVKGKNPPPAFCRQCHGGDR; encoded by the coding sequence ATGATGGATAAGCTCAAGGAAGCCATAAGAAATGTCAACATCGACACTCCGAAGCCAAATCAGCTTTATTACAAGGCCTATTACGCGGCCGGGCTTCTCCTGCATCCCCGAAGGGCGATAAACCTGCTGAAGTACAAGGCCGCCAAATTCAGCCCCTCCGTGGATTATCTTCCCATGGTCATGGATATCGAGCCGACGCAGCGGTGCAATTACCGGTGCTCCATGTGCATCACGGGCTCCATGAACGCGAAACGGCCGGACATGACGTTCGAGGCCTTCCGGCGGATCCTGGACGAGCAGTACGGGTTGATGGAGGTGAAGATCCAGGGCGTCGGCGAGCCCTTGCTGAACAAGGATTTCTTCAGGATGATCGACTACGCGAAGAAGAAATTGCTCTGGGTGCGGACGACGACGAACGGTTCGCTGCTTCACGTGGGGGACAATTACCGCAAGCTGGTCGACAGCAGGGTCCACGACGTGAACATTTCGATCGACGGTTGCACATCCGAGGTCTACGAAGCCATACGGATCGGAGGCGACCTTGAAAGGATCATGGCCAACTGCCGGCTGATCAACGCTTACAACAACAAGGCCAGGAAAACCACGGTCAGGGCCTGGGCGGTCCTTCAGAAGGGGAACCTGCATCAATTTTTCGATTTTCCCCGTTTCTTCGCCGATCTGGGGTTCAAGGAGATGGCCTTGAGCTTCGCCATGCACAATTACGGGAGGGAAGGAACCAACGCCGAGGCGGCCGATTTTTCCTATACGGAAGAAGATATCCGGCGGATCGCAGGCCTTGCCAGGGAAGCGGGGATCAAGATGTTTTTCTGGTTCCATCCTGGCTTTCCGGGAAACGCCTTCTGCCAGATCCCTTTCGGCAGGATTTACGTCACCACCGACGGCCATATCATTCCATGCTGCTACATCGCCAATCAGGAAGTCGTCGATTTCGGAGAATACGGCGATTTCAAAAAGATCTGGTTCGAAGATTACACAGGGTTCCGGGAGCGCGTGAAGGGAAAAAATCCGCCTCCCGCATTCTGCCGTCAGTGCCACGGGGGGGATCGATGA
- a CDS encoding NAD(P)-binding protein yields MKKALILGGGFSGCTMAHLLGREGWDCTILEKEGVLGGGCRTFFYGGHPYTKGPRPYYGYSEKIFRWVDSFVKMRRFPHYLLSYVEQDGQFYAYPIHEDDIPKMKRSDKIRKELAETDPGKKPEDFEEYWINKVGPTLYEMFVNRYSRKMWLIDSNKELDTFSWSAKDKVIESGSKECYKGSIIAYPVAKDGYNTYFEKTSAAATVLFNENVSGIDLKNRTVKISDGTTLKGDVLVSSIPLEELCGGSRGELLYAGRDFVVFVLPCRQVFPGDIRFCHYTQDEPYTRIVEYKKLTFHEAEDTLLVMEFPSKSNKLYPYMIKEQLERAREYLSDLSENVYSIGRLGTYRYSTIEQTISQCFATYRKITGKSADGMEKEFFNLGDLEIIKTRSGSGN; encoded by the coding sequence ATGAAGAAAGCCTTGATTCTCGGCGGGGGATTTTCCGGATGCACCATGGCGCATCTCCTGGGCCGGGAAGGATGGGATTGCACGATCCTCGAGAAGGAAGGCGTGCTCGGGGGCGGATGCCGGACGTTTTTCTACGGCGGGCACCCGTATACGAAGGGGCCCCGCCCGTACTACGGATACAGCGAGAAGATCTTTCGCTGGGTGGATTCGTTCGTGAAGATGCGCCGGTTCCCCCATTACCTCCTGAGTTACGTGGAGCAGGACGGCCAGTTCTATGCCTACCCGATCCACGAGGACGACATCCCGAAGATGAAGCGGAGCGACAAGATCCGCAAGGAGCTGGCGGAGACCGATCCCGGGAAAAAGCCGGAGGATTTCGAGGAATACTGGATCAACAAGGTCGGACCGACCCTTTACGAGATGTTCGTGAACCGATATTCAAGGAAGATGTGGCTCATCGACAGCAACAAGGAGCTGGACACCTTCAGTTGGTCCGCGAAAGACAAGGTGATCGAGTCGGGCAGCAAGGAGTGTTACAAGGGGTCCATCATCGCGTACCCGGTCGCGAAGGACGGCTACAACACCTATTTCGAAAAAACGAGCGCCGCGGCCACCGTCCTGTTCAACGAAAACGTATCCGGCATCGACTTGAAGAACCGGACGGTAAAGATATCGGACGGCACCACGTTGAAAGGGGATGTCCTCGTAAGCAGCATCCCGCTCGAGGAGCTTTGCGGCGGCAGCCGCGGGGAGCTGCTTTACGCGGGAAGGGACTTTGTCGTCTTCGTGCTTCCTTGCAGGCAGGTGTTCCCAGGCGACATCCGGTTCTGCCACTACACGCAGGACGAGCCGTACACCAGGATAGTGGAATACAAGAAGCTTACCTTCCACGAAGCGGAAGACACCCTTCTGGTCATGGAATTCCCTTCGAAAAGCAATAAGCTATACCCATACATGATCAAGGAGCAACTCGAAAGGGCAAGGGAATACCTTTCCGACCTGTCGGAAAACGTGTATTCGATCGGCAGGCTCGGTACGTACAGGTATTCGACCATCGAGCAGACGATATCCCAGTGTTTCGCGACGTACCGGAAGATCACCGGAAAATCCGCTGACGGGATGGAGAAGGAATTCTTCAACCTTGGCGACCTCGAAATTATAAAAACCAGGTCCGGCTCCGGCAACTGA
- a CDS encoding nucleotidyltransferase family protein: MKALLLAAGMGTRLKPLTDTVPKCLVPIRGKPLLEYWLSMLHDAGVFPILVNLHYLAEKVRGYIETSGFREIVSTVYEKELLGTAGTLLRNRAFFGREPMMLVHADNLSRFDVSAFIERHEMRPSGCEMTMMTFRTPTPESCGIVELDERGVVRGFHEKVPNPPGNLANGAVYILEPSIFDFLETLGRETIDFSTEVLPRYAGRIHTFHNDVYHRDIGTMESYEAAEKEELFIP, from the coding sequence TTGAAAGCATTGCTCCTTGCCGCGGGCATGGGAACCCGCCTTAAGCCCCTGACCGACACCGTTCCGAAATGCCTCGTCCCGATCCGTGGAAAGCCCCTGCTGGAATACTGGCTGTCGATGCTGCACGATGCCGGCGTTTTCCCCATCCTCGTCAACCTCCATTACCTGGCGGAGAAGGTCCGGGGCTACATCGAAACGAGCGGCTTCCGGGAGATCGTTTCAACGGTGTACGAAAAGGAACTGCTTGGTACCGCGGGGACTCTATTGCGCAACCGGGCGTTCTTCGGGCGTGAGCCGATGATGCTGGTGCACGCAGACAACCTTTCCAGGTTCGACGTATCCGCGTTCATCGAACGCCACGAAATGCGGCCGTCCGGATGTGAAATGACCATGATGACCTTTCGCACTCCCACCCCGGAATCCTGCGGCATCGTGGAATTGGACGAGCGCGGTGTCGTGCGGGGATTCCATGAAAAGGTTCCGAACCCGCCGGGAAACCTGGCGAACGGCGCCGTCTATATTCTTGAACCTTCGATTTTCGATTTTCTTGAAACTCTCGGCAGGGAAACGATCGATTTCAGCACCGAGGTGCTGCCCCGTTACGCAGGCCGGATACATACCTTTCACAACGACGTATACCACAGGGATATCGGTACCATGGAAAGCTACGAGGCCGCCGAAAAGGAGGAACTTTTTATTCCATGA
- a CDS encoding adenylyltransferase/cytidyltransferase family protein, whose amino-acid sequence MTLHADSLKALNVIRDSTSGKRVVFVSGNFNIIHPGHLRLLRFARECGDYLVVGVRDARHDGAHLPENLRLEGIQSISWVDYGFILRDVPAEFIGELKPAFVVKGKEHEELFNPETAAVEKYGGKILFGSGDISFSSVDLMKREWKELDFSTIRKPLDFLARHGIDAKELAAVLDRMGKLRVCVVGDTIVDEYIACDPLGMSQEDPTIVVTPVSQEKFIGGAGIVAAHARGLGAKVRFFSVVGRDDTAAHAKRFIDLYGVEPRLYEDESRPTSLKQRYRAGMKTLLRVSHLRQHAINGDLRNRMLRDIKAALDDTDLLIFADFNYGCLTQPLVNEIVDECSRRGIMMAADSQSSSQTGDISRFRNMSLITPTEREARLAVRDFDSGLVVLAEKLKEKSHARNVVITLGSEGTLIHAEINEVNPHLTDRLPALNSAPKDVAGAGDSLLICASMAMAVGADIWRSMYLGSLAAACQVGRLGNIPLSTDELMAEIRI is encoded by the coding sequence ATGACCCTTCATGCCGATTCCCTTAAAGCCCTGAACGTTATTCGCGACTCGACAAGCGGGAAGCGGGTCGTGTTCGTTTCGGGAAACTTCAACATCATCCATCCCGGCCACCTCCGGCTGCTGCGTTTCGCGCGGGAATGCGGGGATTACCTCGTGGTGGGGGTGCGCGACGCGAGGCACGACGGCGCTCATCTTCCCGAGAACCTCCGCCTCGAGGGGATACAGTCGATAAGCTGGGTGGATTACGGGTTCATCCTGCGCGACGTTCCCGCTGAATTCATCGGGGAACTCAAGCCCGCGTTCGTGGTCAAGGGCAAGGAGCATGAAGAGCTTTTCAATCCGGAAACCGCGGCGGTCGAAAAATACGGAGGGAAGATCCTCTTCGGCTCGGGGGACATCAGCTTTTCCTCCGTAGACCTGATGAAACGGGAATGGAAGGAACTGGATTTTTCCACGATCCGGAAGCCGCTCGACTTCCTTGCGCGGCACGGCATCGATGCGAAGGAACTGGCTGCGGTCCTGGACCGGATGGGCAAACTAAGGGTCTGCGTGGTCGGCGACACGATCGTGGACGAATATATCGCCTGCGACCCGCTGGGGATGTCGCAGGAGGACCCGACTATCGTGGTCACCCCGGTTTCGCAGGAAAAGTTCATCGGAGGGGCCGGCATCGTGGCCGCCCATGCGCGGGGGCTGGGAGCGAAGGTTCGATTCTTTTCCGTCGTCGGCAGGGACGATACGGCCGCGCACGCCAAGCGGTTCATCGACCTGTACGGCGTCGAGCCCCGGTTGTACGAGGACGAGAGCCGGCCGACGTCCCTCAAGCAGCGCTACAGGGCCGGAATGAAAACTCTCCTTCGCGTAAGTCATCTCCGCCAGCATGCGATCAACGGGGACCTGAGGAACCGGATGCTCCGGGACATCAAGGCGGCCCTTGACGATACGGACCTTCTCATCTTCGCCGACTTCAATTACGGCTGCCTGACCCAGCCGCTGGTGAACGAGATCGTCGACGAATGCTCCCGGCGGGGCATCATGATGGCGGCGGACAGCCAATCCTCTTCGCAGACGGGCGACATCTCCCGTTTCCGGAACATGTCGCTGATCACTCCGACGGAGAGGGAGGCCAGGCTGGCGGTCCGCGATTTCGACTCGGGCCTGGTGGTTCTTGCGGAGAAATTGAAGGAGAAGTCCCACGCGAGGAACGTTGTGATCACGCTGGGGTCCGAGGGAACGCTCATTCACGCGGAAATCAACGAGGTGAACCCCCACCTGACCGATCGCCTGCCGGCCTTGAATTCGGCGCCCAAGGACGTGGCGGGAGCCGGGGACTCCCTGCTGATCTGCGCTTCCATGGCCATGGCGGTAGGCGCCGATATCTGGCGGAGCATGTATCTCGGGTCGCTGGCGGCGGCATGCCAGGTCGGGCGCCTCGGGAACATCCCCCTGTCGACGGACGAACTGATGGCGGAAATCCGGATTTGA
- a CDS encoding class I SAM-dependent methyltransferase — protein sequence MICRVCDSTELEPAIDLGNHPWCNHFLTKEEVGKEPFYPLRVVYCRGCSTAQLDYTVKKEIMFGDHTYLSGVTKSLSEHFRSVAQQVDATFFRDEKAKSVLDIGSNDGTQLKHFQALGYDALGVESSKTTAKIANDSGVPTLNAFFNLDTAGRLGRTFDVINAAGVFFHLEELHSVTEGIRKALRDEGVFVVQFLYMKRIVENGAFDQIYHEHLLYYNLRTIEVLLNRHGLSMFDAYLAPIHGGSMIGFVSHKGKRAPSDRLIALGKAEAESGSNEYGAYARFAERIRRMKDENLAYLGNARRLGKKIFGMGAPVKGNTLLNYFGVGTQYIDVLVEKNELRRGLYSPGMHIPIVIERELGEIPDIYYVLAWNFKKEILANNRHLIDKGVEFFFPVDPPEA from the coding sequence ATGATCTGCCGCGTCTGCGATTCCACCGAACTGGAACCGGCGATCGACCTCGGCAACCACCCGTGGTGCAACCACTTCCTCACGAAGGAGGAAGTGGGGAAAGAGCCCTTTTATCCGCTGCGCGTCGTCTATTGCCGCGGCTGCTCGACAGCCCAGCTCGACTACACGGTTAAAAAGGAGATCATGTTCGGGGACCACACCTACCTGTCCGGCGTGACGAAGTCCCTGAGCGAGCATTTCCGGTCCGTGGCGCAGCAGGTCGATGCGACGTTCTTCAGGGATGAGAAGGCGAAGTCGGTCCTCGACATCGGTTCCAACGACGGGACGCAGCTGAAGCATTTCCAGGCGCTGGGGTATGACGCGCTCGGCGTCGAATCGTCGAAGACCACGGCGAAAATCGCGAACGACTCGGGAGTGCCCACGCTGAACGCTTTCTTCAACCTGGACACCGCCGGCCGGCTCGGCAGGACGTTCGATGTGATCAACGCCGCCGGTGTGTTTTTCCACCTGGAGGAGCTTCATTCCGTAACCGAAGGCATCCGAAAGGCGTTGCGTGACGAAGGCGTGTTCGTCGTGCAGTTCCTCTACATGAAACGCATCGTGGAAAACGGGGCGTTCGACCAGATCTACCACGAGCACCTGCTTTACTATAACCTCCGGACGATCGAGGTGCTCCTCAACCGGCACGGCCTCTCCATGTTCGACGCGTATCTTGCGCCGATCCACGGCGGCTCGATGATCGGGTTCGTTTCCCACAAGGGGAAGCGCGCTCCTTCGGACCGGCTGATTGCGCTTGGGAAAGCCGAGGCGGAATCCGGTTCGAACGAATACGGAGCCTACGCCCGGTTCGCCGAGCGCATCCGGCGGATGAAGGACGAGAACCTGGCCTACCTGGGAAACGCCAGGCGGCTGGGGAAAAAGATCTTCGGCATGGGGGCGCCGGTCAAGGGGAACACGCTTCTCAATTATTTCGGCGTCGGCACGCAATACATCGATGTCCTGGTCGAGAAGAACGAGCTGCGCCGGGGTCTCTATTCCCCCGGGATGCATATCCCGATCGTGATCGAAAGGGAATTGGGCGAGATCCCGGACATCTATTACGTCCTCGCCTGGAATTTCAAGAAGGAGATCCTTGCGAACAACCGGCATCTCATCGACAAGGGGGTCGAATTCTTCTTCCCCGTGGATCCCCCGGAGGCCTGA
- a CDS encoding NAD-dependent epimerase/dehydratase family protein produces the protein MNILVTGATGFLGTALCSRLEAGGHRVTKVHSKNCDLIRRDSLPALDHPSYDRIFHLAAWTQAGDFCIHHPGEQWVINQQINTNVIEWWWKSQPQAKLICMGTSCAYAPDMELKEENYLVGTPIESLFTYAMTKRMLYAGLLALNRQFGLKYLCLVPSTLYGPGYHTDGRQMHFIFDLIRKILRGKLYGEPVVLWGDGHQRRELVFIDDFVDIMIKLTGQEENRLINIGAGEEFTIRRFAEIICVKAGYDVSRIRYDASRYVGAKSKCLDVTLLKNLLPGIELTPLEYGIGKTVEWFTKAMK, from the coding sequence ATGAACATCCTGGTCACGGGCGCAACCGGCTTCCTCGGAACCGCCCTGTGCTCCCGGCTGGAGGCCGGGGGGCACCGGGTGACGAAGGTTCACTCCAAAAACTGCGACCTGATCCGCAGGGATTCCCTCCCGGCTCTCGATCACCCTTCTTACGACCGCATTTTCCATCTCGCAGCCTGGACGCAGGCCGGGGACTTCTGCATACACCATCCCGGGGAGCAGTGGGTCATCAACCAGCAGATCAACACCAACGTCATCGAGTGGTGGTGGAAATCCCAGCCGCAGGCGAAGCTGATCTGCATGGGGACAAGCTGCGCCTACGCCCCCGACATGGAATTGAAGGAGGAGAACTACCTTGTCGGGACCCCGATCGAAAGCCTGTTCACCTACGCGATGACGAAGCGGATGCTCTATGCGGGTCTGCTCGCGTTGAACAGGCAGTTCGGTCTCAAATACCTTTGCCTTGTTCCGTCGACGCTATACGGGCCTGGATATCATACCGACGGCCGGCAGATGCACTTCATCTTCGACCTGATACGCAAAATCCTCAGGGGGAAGCTGTACGGTGAACCGGTAGTCCTGTGGGGGGACGGGCATCAGCGCAGGGAGCTGGTGTTCATCGACGATTTCGTGGACATCATGATCAAGCTGACCGGGCAGGAAGAGAACCGGCTGATCAACATAGGCGCAGGCGAGGAGTTCACCATCCGCCGGTTCGCGGAGATCATATGCGTCAAGGCCGGGTACGACGTTTCCAGGATACGATACGATGCATCCCGCTACGTTGGGGCGAAGTCCAAATGCCTTGACGTGACGCTGCTGAAGAATCTTTTGCCGGGCATCGAACTTACGCCCCTCGAATACGGGATAGGAAAAACCGTCGAATGGTTCACGAAGGCCATGAAATGA
- a CDS encoding FkbM family methyltransferase yields the protein MSDGHLSNLVYPETALKDGKFVFPDSVKIVRIDVGLSTHASHSAWFLDLHKDRGSIGIEADPRCYDELIHGSELLPEVKRLVIDGQLIRHNGVNVATLGSRFILVRCAISDVRRYASLPFYLTDAQLAGENRQYKVFGTSSLHVPSESHPSGGYRVADVPAIPLSEIIAAVPDRFEFIEEIKVDTEGHDFNVLVSAGESIRKAVYVTVESGRTAPKHHHGIDVDSTNSTRSLIERHMENMGFRVDFEDSTDQRYINIRLEKLVRRYGLDTEGDPLILGKKSSRWKRIRFKGKRFLRGIGRA from the coding sequence ATGAGCGATGGGCATCTTTCGAATCTGGTATACCCGGAAACCGCGCTGAAAGACGGGAAGTTCGTATTCCCGGATTCGGTGAAAATCGTCAGGATCGATGTGGGTCTTTCGACCCACGCTTCCCACAGCGCATGGTTTCTCGATCTCCATAAAGACCGCGGGTCCATCGGCATCGAGGCGGACCCGAGGTGTTACGACGAGCTGATTCACGGGTCCGAACTGCTCCCTGAAGTGAAGCGGCTGGTCATCGACGGGCAGCTCATAAGGCACAACGGCGTGAACGTGGCCACTCTCGGTTCCAGGTTCATACTCGTGAGGTGCGCCATAAGCGATGTCCGTAGATACGCCAGTTTGCCTTTTTACCTCACCGACGCCCAGTTGGCCGGAGAGAACAGGCAGTACAAGGTGTTCGGCACCTCCTCGCTTCACGTCCCCTCCGAATCGCACCCTTCCGGCGGGTACCGAGTGGCGGACGTGCCGGCGATCCCGTTGAGCGAGATCATCGCCGCCGTCCCCGACCGGTTCGAATTCATCGAGGAAATCAAGGTGGATACCGAAGGCCACGATTTCAACGTGTTGGTGAGCGCAGGCGAATCGATACGAAAAGCGGTTTACGTTACGGTCGAGTCCGGCAGGACGGCCCCGAAGCACCACCACGGGATCGACGTTGATTCGACCAATTCAACCCGGTCCTTGATCGAACGACACATGGAAAACATGGGATTCCGGGTCGATTTCGAGGATTCGACGGATCAGCGGTATATCAATATTCGGCTGGAAAAGCTCGTCAGGCGTTACGGTCTCGATACGGAAGGTGACCCGTTGATCCTGGGGAAGAAATCGTCGCGGTGGAAACGGATTCGATTCAAGGGGAAGAGATTCCTGCGCGGCATCGGGCGGGCTTGA